A single region of the Rhinoderma darwinii isolate aRhiDar2 unplaced genomic scaffold, aRhiDar2.hap1 Scaffold_468, whole genome shotgun sequence genome encodes:
- the LOC142718428 gene encoding histone H3-like centromeric protein A, whose product MKPPQKSSSRRKSAQPQKKPAAPPQSPPSSGETIHRPSTQRRRRYRPGARALMEIRKYQKSTNLLIQKTPFFRLVREICLKYSRGVFYYWQSTALMALQESAEDFLVSLFEDSYLFSHQANRGTLFVKDMQLARRIRGIPYEL is encoded by the exons atgaaaccaccccagaaaagctcgtcccgcaggaagtcggcgcagccgcagaagaaacctgcagctcctcctcaatctccgccaa GTAGTGGGGAAACGATTCACAGACCGAGCACACAACGAAGAAGACGCTACCGCCCAGGAGCCCGTGCGCTGATGGAAATAAGAAAGTACCAAAAATCAACCAATCTGCTCATTCAGAAAACCCCGTTTTTCCGCCTG GTGAGAGAGATCTGCCTGAAGTATTCCCGCGGCGTGTTTTACTACTGGCAAAGCACCGCACTTATGGCGCTACAAGAG tcagctgaggacttcctcgtgagtctctttgaagattcttacctcttcagtcaccaggccaataggggcactctctttgtgaaggacatgcagctcgcacggagaatccgaggcatcccgtatgaactgtga